The Penicillium psychrofluorescens genome assembly, chromosome: 2 nucleotide sequence TCCTCGATGAATTCGCCAACCAGCTTGTCCAGCATGCGGGCGTTGGTCAGAGGCGGCGCGCAGTCCAcgttcatcttcttcagcatGCGCTTGAGGAACTCGTTCGTCTCATCCGTGTGCAGCTGGTCGCCAGGTGGGAACTTCTCGCCGCacgcctcctccagcgcagGAATCATCTCCACCCGCCGCCAGGGTGCCTTCCAGTTCACGTTGTACTCCTCGCCAGTCTGTGTGTGGAACGTGGTCTCGTAGCCACCGGTGACGTGCTTCACGAGGCCCGAAACCAGCTCCTCCGTCAAGTTCATCACATCGTACACATCTGCATAGGCCCAGTAGAACTCGCAGGTGGTGAACTCAGGGTTATGCGTGAGGTCAATGCCCTCGTTCCGGAATTGCCGGCCCAGCTCGTACACACGCTCGAGACCGCCGACGATCAGCATCTTCAGGTACAGCTCGGGAGCAACGCGCATGAACAGGTTCATGTCCAGGTCGTTGTGGTGTGTGACGAAGGGCTTGGCCGTGGCGCCACCGGCAATGGCGTTCATCATGGGGGTTTCGACCTCGGTAAAATCACGGCTGTCGAAGTAGTTGCGGATGTAGGAGACGATCTTGGCTCGCGTGCGGAAGATGTTGCGCGAGCGATCGTTCATGATCAGATCCAGGTAGCGCTTGCGGAAACGCAGCTCCTTGTCCTGGAAGCCGTAGTGCTCGGAGGGGATGGCGTGCAGGCAGGGCGCCAGGAGGATGACCTCGGAGGCGAAGATAGAGAGCTCGCCGTCGTCGCGGTTCTTCGGGCTGGTGCGGCCGGGGAAACCAACGATACCGATCACGTCGCCTCTCCGCAGGTGCTCGTGCTGTTCCTCAAATGGCACGCTACCAGCCGCATTCTGAGACTGGCACATCACCTGGACTTTGACGCCCTCGGCACGGATATCGTAGAAGATCAACTTGGGGCCGGAGGAACGCTTGGTGAAGATACGGCCGGCAATGCGAACGGGAACGTCGGGCTTCTGCTCGCCCTTGGCAAGGCCGTCATACTCCTTGAGGAATTCGCGCAGATCGTTGGTGACCTGGAACTTGTGCGGGTACGGGTCCggcttcttggtctcgcacagcttgttgatcttcttggagcGGATTTCGAAGTATTGCTGTTCAGCGGAATAAATCAGTCTGGCTATCGGAGTCAGTCTCTGGAAGATGTGACACGTACGTTAGGAGTCAAGttcgcctcctcctcctccgcggacaccttcttctcggccttgggaggagcagcagcctccttctccttcttcttggcctccttctcgcgcACCTTCTGGCGGCGCTTCAATTCAGACTTGGACACCTTCTCGCCGGTGACCTCGTCGAGCAGAAGGTTGGCCATGGAGGCCTCAGCCTCCTTCACGGGGTTGGGATCCGTCATGATTGTggagggtggtggtgtgTTCAAGGTCGGGAGcggatggtgggatgaaTCATGACCCAGGCGGGAGAAATTTTGGGGGAGAGAAAGGCTGCCCCGCCACTGATTGAGCCGTGCTTCTTATACAACACCCTTGCTTTGCGATGACTCAATTCAGCAGTCAGGGGTGTTGGTCACTAAGTCAGTGGGAATCGTAGTCATTGGGTTTTCGCTGGCATGGTGATTCCTCTATTTTGCATTGTATCCTCCTCGATTCATCTTTACTGCGACATTCTCCAAACGGGAGTCAGGGCTTAGGGCTAACTGATAAAGGAATACCCAATCAGCGCGCTCCAGTCGGGTTGTTATCCCTGCGAATCTATACGACTCGAGAAAGATCCAGTTTCAATCAAACAATATTTTTTCATATTCTCACTAGCCCAGATATCCTGCAAAAcacatttttttttccatACAAAACCACCGACTGCCAGTCTCAAAAACACCACCATAGTTCGAATTCACCATCTTTGCAAATCGCCATCCGCACCCTTCCGCAACTCAACGCCAATCAGTCATTCAATCACCACGCCGCGCCAGAAAAAGCCTTGGTTCCAGCCTCAAGAAAACACCTAACCAACCACTCATTCCAGATAATCCATCTTGTAGTCACCCTGCTCCACAAACAGAGTGTTGTCCGATCCTTCATCCTCCGGGTTGCGGAAGGTATCCAGCCATGCCAGCGCCTTCTTGACCCTCTCGTGCTCCTTCTGCAGATAATTGCGACGGTGCTGGCGCTCTGGATCTTCTGCCATGAGCTCAAGGCAACGATCAAATGCTAGGGTGATCCAAATGATTAGCCATGTCCTGAAAAGAACGTAAAGAGGGACAGGGATAGAAAGAGCAGCCAACATACAGTTCGGGCCGAAGATCTTCAGCTGGGTGTCGATGGCACCCACGAGTTCATTGCGACACTTAGAGAATAGCTTGATGTGAACCGACTGTCCAATGACGTCGAGGAATCTGGAGCTGGCAACGTCGTAGTACGCGCGAGCTCTCTGTACACGCATTTAGTGATGCCTCTAGTTAACACCTGTACAGAAGGATCACTTACCGCCATCATATCCACCTCCTGGGCAAATGGGTCCGGACCAAGATCTTCGAGCGAAAGCTTGCTGTTCACCACGGGACTAGCCTCGTTAATCGAGCTAAACTGGTATCCGCGGAGCTCGAGGTACGCTTTGCCACGGGTGAGAAAGCGGGCGCGAGTGAGTTCCTGCAGTGCCACTTTCTGGGCTTTGTTGAGCTGGTCGATAGCCCGAGTGAAGGGCTTGCCGTTCTCCATCTTGTAGACCTCACGTCCGTAGGCCAGGTGCTCAGATTTGAGCTGGGTCAGGTAACTCATGATCGTGTCTTTGACTTCCCGGTACAGGCCTGTCTGATGGTAATCACTAAACACTTTTTCGACCATGTCCAGCAGCGCTTTCTGGACTTCCGTATTGGTGGAATCAACGAACCGATTCATCAAACCCTCCCAATGTTCGATGCTGGCGCGCTGCAGGGTTTCAATAGCGCGAGGGTCAATCTGGTTCGGCATACCAGCCGAGCAGAAGTCGTCCTTGATGTCCCTAATACCCTCCCAAGTGAATTTTTTGCCTGGTCCATCCCACGGGCTGAAATACGACAGTTCGTATCCCGAAACACGGACATTGACGGCCGACGACGGGTTTGCCTCTGGCGATCGAGGCTCGGGCATGGGCGCCTTACGCTTCTTCGGCGTGTGGCCCGGGCCGTCAAGAATGATGCAGTCAGAGTCCTGCGTCAGAGACTCCTTGTCAGAGATTGCGGGCAAAACCACGGTGGGACGGGTTTTGGCCAGCGCCCGTTGGAAATCGTTGACAACCTGGTTCCAACGCTTCTGCAAAGAGTACTCCGaggtgccgctgccgccatCAACATTTGCACGAAGTTTCTCCAGGAGCTCGCACCGCTTCTGGTAGATGATACTCTGGACATTTTCAATCATGCAAGTAGGGAGAGTGCTCAGCTCTGTATCGATGGTCGCATCTTTCTCTCTGATCTTCGTAGTGATGGACGGCAGGCActtcttgatctgcttcAAAAGTAGATCAGACAGTGCAGACTGGAGCTTCTTAGTGCCGAACCGGTGCTGATACATGTAGAGATCATCGGTCCACAGGCCGTGGGAGAAGAACTGATCCTCTTCCATTCGCGCCTGTGCGTGGTCCACCGCAGAGTCCGGGTTGTTACGCACAACAAAGTACCCATATCCAACCTTGAACTTCAGACCTGCAAGGATGTCTGTCCACTGCTGATAGCTATCACTGCCTAAGGGCACTTGGTCGGGCTTGGTCAACACACCGAGAGTGCGGTCTTTGGCGCCGCGAATCTCACGAATCAGTCGGGCTGAGCTGGAGTTGGTAGCATCGTCGGTCATAGTCATCGCTAGCAAAACAATGCAGTTCTCCTGAGACACGTATTTTTTCACCAAATTCTCCACGAGCTTGACGAGATACTGTTCGTCTTCGTGCTCAGGCTGGCTAATCACGCCGGGGAGATCGTAGAACGATAGATTCGGGAATCCAGGAGAGGTAATATCCAGGCGAATAACATTAGGCGAGAATTTCACTAGATAGTCTTCGGAGGTCATGTCGTTGAGACCGGGAACGTAATTATGGAAGTCGCTGCTGGGGTTCAAGGTGGCCAGCTGCGCCCACATCAGAGCATCCTCGACTTCACCCTTGTCTTTTAGAGTGATGAAAAGTTCATCTTCCTGGGCACCCCCCATCATGGTCCAGGGTCCAAATGGCTCGGAGCGGCGAGGGAGTTTGGTCATCTTTCGGTCAGGATCGTACATGTATCGTTGCGATAGGTAAATATCGCACCTCCACACCTGGCCGGGCTCGCTCTCAGATAGGTTGATTTCAAGCGGACAGCGAGTGCAGGTGCCAGCGCTTCGAGGGACCTTGATCTCAGAAATACCCTCGATAAGAGAGCTCTTCCCATGACTCTGGTCGCCAACCACGCAGATTTTCGGAAGGGCGATCTTGCTGTCCTCGATTCCCAGGTGGCTGAGGGCCTGGATCTTCTTGACCAGGTCCTTCATGTCCAGGGTGAGGAGGTCCAGATTGCCCCGCGCCAAAGAGGGGAGAGCGTTAGGGTAAGGCATATTGAGAGGAACTGTAGAGAGGCATCAGCTTCTTATTCAGGATGTATGGCTGGACAGTCAGGATATACCCACTACTGTCTCCTTCACGCTTGGTTGGAAGGGAAGGTGTGGAAATGGCCGAGTCCCTCCAATCTTGTGTTGATGgatggaaggagagagagaagacgggagaagaagagagggagggaaaggaaagacagaagatggggaggaagagaagggaaagagaggaatggagggagaagtgaaggaggaaaaggaaagagagaagatgggagagggagaaggacAAACAAAGAtagaagaaggaggaggaggaagaggagaagggaggtgaaggaaagaaagggagcAAGAGTCAACAAACAACCAGGACGTTCATATTCTGGTTTATAATCTACATTGAGTAATTTCATGTTTATCTAGTACGCCCAGCAATCATCTAGATTATACGTAATGGTTCTCGCTCGATTTTGACTTTCAAACAAAGACACTCCGCTGAAGCTAACGGCACGACAGAGAAAAGCTAtcagaagaaggccgatggCGGGAAAAAGTGGTAGTATCCGCAGTTTTCTCTCTAAATACGTGGCAAGGTCGCACACGCATTTAGTATTAAtagttgttgttgttgttgcaGGTAAGAGGTTGCAGGTGGGAAGTTGTGGGTAGAAGGTATAGATGGTTGTTGTGCAAAGTGCGAGTGTGGTTAGACTCGTCGGGATTATGGTAAGAGTTGGAAAGAACAACAAGCGAGAAGGGAACAGATACACGGTGTGGATGTATTTTCTCTGGATCATGGTCTCCATCAGGGAAAAGAATATACTCTGTACTTGCCTAGTATGTATATGTCGTTGCAGTTGGTTGTCGATCTGCCCCACACAGTGAACGATTATTGCGCGGGCTTGCGTTATCAGTCTGCTGCCTCAAGCTCTCTCTCGGCTTCCACCTTCTTCCAccttttcctctccaatTCCACAAACAATCCTGCGTCACATCTCTCCCCAGTCCAGCCCATCCCGGGCTCATCACTCCTCCTTTTTCCCTCCTTGGTTCTTCCTACCAGAGAACCACCGCCAACATGTCCACCTACGAAAGTACGCCGTTCTCCCAGAAGAACCCTCCCTATccccaatccaatccaatccagcACAAGAAAGACCAAGAGAAGACAAAATACACGCTAACATCCCAACCCAATCAGTCGAGCacaacaccaccgacccctcaacaacaacccagcccccgcgccgccgccgccctgaCCTCTCCACCTTCTTCGCAACCCTCTCCGAAATCACCCCGGGCCCAGACCACCGTCCGCACGCCGTGCCCGTCCCCGGCGATGTAAGCGCTGCGTTTTACAGCCTCGCTGAGGCGCTGGAGGTCATGCGCCGCGACGCAGATGTGGGTGGTGGCGCACCCCCCGCAGGTACCACTTCCGCGGCGGAGGGACAAGAGACcagcgccggcggcgacgatggcGCGGGCATAGATCGCGATCTGTTGACGCAGATGATCCAGACGCTGCTCCAAGAGGCGGATACACCACCGCGGGAGGTGGAGGGTGTGAGTGAGGAGTTTTGCGATAGTATGATATACCCTCCTTCCTTTTGCCTTCCGTCCGTTGTTAACCTATTTATTGCAGTGCTCGACCGTGTCCCCAAATCGTCCCTAACAGCCACCCAAACCTGCCCAATCTGCAACAACCCCTTCCTGGAGGATGAGTACCCGCTCGTCGTCCAGCTCCCCTGCCACCCGACGCACCTGTTCGATATGGAGTGCGTGCGGCCCTGGCTGCGGCTGCGCGGGACGTGTCCGCTGGATCGGGTGGATTTTGCGAAGCAATTACGGGAAAAGGCGGaggcgcggaagaagatcgttgaggaggatgaggaggaggagtgggaTGGCATGTACGGGTGATTTCCTGTCAACATAAACCAGATACCATTGGCTTCATGAGCAAGAAACAGTGGAAGAGAAAGCGGTTCCTTCATTAGGCGGTCTGATCATAGGGGGTTAACAGGAATTACAGCAAGGTTTCATTCAGTTCAATGCATTGCAAAGCAATATACATGCTACTTCATGTCTTCGTATCTATAATGTGGTCCGGGATTCAGCCCAGCATCTAATCTAGTCGTGGATCAACAGACCACCATCCTTAGGTCGAATCGCCAGCTTACCAGCCTGGTCAATCATAGCCTGAACACCACTGCGCTCCAAAACACCTCCCTCATCCTTAACGACCTCGCGCGCCTCCAACTCCTCAATCAGCCGCTGGTTCTCGCGGTTGCCCTCCAGCAAGAACTTCAGACACATAACAGCGTGCTCTTTGATGTAAGGGTTATGCGCGTCGAAAGCCGTGCAGCAGAGGATCGCCTCGACGCCGCCATGTTGCCGGATCTGCTCTTGCACCTCGGGACATTTCCAGACAAGTGACGAgagaacgaggacgacgagTTTCTTGAGATTGCGCCATTCGAACTCAGAGGGGTCTTCTGAGATGGGTGGGGATTCCGGGCGGGAGTCCACGCTGGCGGCGCAGGTGTCGATGGGGTCTGGGTCGCTGGGGTCGTAGGGCCGCTCGACGGCCAcgggggcggcggggagggCAGACTCGGTGGTGCGGGGCGAGGTGCTGCGCGGGGGtgggggaggcggagggaCAGAGCCAAAGGATAGAGAGTTGAGCTGGCCCTTGGGGATGCtggcttccagctccttAATGAGGGTTACCAGGTCGTAGACAATCTCCCATTTCACGAGCAGGTTCTTCCAGTCGTTGTTCTCTGTGAGCACGGCGAAGAACTCCAGGAACTGGTAGACGCCTTCGTACACCCGTTCCATGTCCCACAGATTCAAGGGGAAGTCCTCGGGCAGGGCCATGCCGTCGCGGATCTGGCCTTGCAGGTAGATCAGGGCGCAAGTTTCGGGGATGATGTTACCGcggaagatggtgaagatgTAGCGCACGGTCAAGATGTCGACGCGCGATAGCGGCGAGGGAATACGCTTTTGCGAGGAGCCGGTAACCGGGGATGGGGAGTACTTGGAGCGGAAGATGTGGGTGAGGATTTTGATGACCACTGCCTGCGCGGGCGAAATGATGTCCTTGGGCTGGCCAAAGTCCGAGTATGCGTGGGACATGAGTCCGTTCTTGAGCACGGCCTCCATGATCTGGACCATCATCTTGAAGTAGAGCTCGTCGTCAGGGAGATCCCAGGCCGCAATAAAGATCAAAAGCTCGCGCAGCAGGTTTCGGCCCGTCTCCTGGGTGAGCAGAACATGACACCGCATGGCCTGCATGTTCCGAGAACCATTGCGTTCGCCTCCCTTCAACCCAAAGCTGTCGACGATGCCGGCCTGGACAATCATAGGCAGAGCTTCAATCTCCGCTGGTCCCAACACAAGAGGAATATCGGTCAGAAGGCCACGCTGTTGGTCTCCTGGTCGACCCCGGTagtcgtcgtcctcatcgtcttcttcctcgtcctcctcgatACTTCCATCAGCGATGGCTTCCAAGCTGCGCGAGTCATCGTCGCCCACGGTCCCTACATCGCCGTGGTCATGATCGTGATCATGGTcgtggtcatgatggtcgTGATCGTGGTCATGTTCGTGGTCGTGATCGTGGTCATGTTCGTGGtcatggtcgtggtcgtgATCGTgatcgtggtcgtggtcatggtcgtggtcatggtcatggtcgtGATCGTGATCGTGATGATGGTCATGAtcatggtcgtggtcgtAGTCCCCATCTGGATCACCGCCAAGCTGGGATGACTCCTGCAGCCGTGCCATAAGTTCGTCCTTGGCTTCTTGAAGCGTCTCAGCCGCAGACTGCGCTGACCGTGGCATGCTGGTGTCTTCCTCCGTGACCGGCGCATCCACAGCAGCAAGCGCACCAAACTCATTGAGGTCTGGCATATCAGCCCAGCAGATGCGTGGGTAGCCAGCAGTATAGCTGCGGTCGATCGTCAGAATCGGTCGCTTACGCGGCGGTTCATCTTCCGGAAGCGCAGGCGGGAGATCGCGAGCGCGGTCTTGAAGATCGgaccatccatccacctTGGCGCCCAGGATAGCCGTCAACGCAGCGCGGATCTCCTTGACTTGTATCGGATCCTTGCCCATTTCCTGGATGGCGGTCAAGTCTCGGCCTAGTAGTTTTTCCATGTGGTCCTTGATATTGGCGAGAAGCAGCATTgccgcctcttccttgatcGTGGCTGGCTCCCGAGGGAAGTTCGAGATGGTCTCCAGTAACAAGTCCTCGGCGGTCTGGTCATACAATGCCCGGATGGGAGGGTTCACCACGCGTTCTCCAGTCTTTACGACGGGTGCCAATCCCTCAGCGCGAACACTGGTCTGGTCCAACGGCTCCTTGGGCTGAATGATGTTTGAGTCACCAGTGGAATGATACCCAAAAAGATCCAGCCACAGCACCATCTTCCGTTGTTCGTTATGCATGATGAAGTTGTGCAGGTATTGGAGGCAGGTAATCAACAGCCGCTTGTACAGGTTGACCACTTTCTGCCACCGTTCTTCATTTCGTGCATTTGTTTCTCCATCGAAGCCACGAGCCGTTACGCGCACGCAGGTGTCTATCAGGGCAAGAATCCTCTGGTCGAACCCTTTCTCCGCGGCAAGGTTCTGTGCTTTCTTTGTTGTTGCGAGAAGGTTCCGCGCAATGGTGCAGAGGTCATTGAGACGCTCGATGTCCTTGACGAGCGAGAAATAATGGAACGCGATGAGgttggaggaagagtggTCGTAGTTTGCCGAGGCAGGGTTTTTCCACGCAAAGGACTGCGACTCGAGGACGGGGATGGCGTTGGTGAGGACGTCGGTGAGGCCTTTCCAGATGTCTGGCGACATGCCTAGATTGTGTCTACACAAGACTATTAGCGCCGACAATCGCGCTGACAATCATAATAACTATGGGGTACCTACCGAACATCGCTCTCCTGGTGCGTCTTGTACAAGATCTGCTTTCCGGCGGCCAGCATGTGCTCCAGACGCTTGTCGTCGATCATGCCTCGAGTCTCGTAGTGGCTCAAAGTGCCGGCCAGGACGACCTTGAGCATTAGCTCCGCCGGAGTGCAGCTGGGTTTGACCTCCGCCATTCTGCCTGAGAGGGTTGGACGTGGCAGGGACGAAAGGGCgtgggggaggaagaagttgagaAGGTCGGGAAAATTTCCGCCCGCAGAATTTGGTCCCGCCATTCGCTGGGATCAACTATGTACTGTCTACACAGCTACACTCCGGACTATGCAAAAGATCCATAAGATTAAATTCATTATCATCGTTATTGTACAGAAAATCCCATGGCATCTCGCAAATTGAGCCAAAATCCCATGTCATAAATATTGTCCACATCCCGCATACTACGCAGTCGCCTCCACCGCACATCCACCGGTGCATCAGGCCGACCCTGATGGGCGATCTGGTTGGAGGTAGATGCTAACACGTATTCGCCGCGTGGGGGTTCGTTGTCGGTGACCAGAATCTGATCGCTGTGGACCGGCCAGTCTGACGGCGACGACAGGCCAAAAACCTCATTCCGGTTGGCCTTGTAGACGAACCCGTCGAGAACATCTTCCTTCCAATCCGACCACTTGGAAGTCTCGTTGGTCGTCATGCCCGCCCAGACGAGATAGGTATGGTAGACAAGAAACGCGACGGCCAATGGGGCCGTCATGAGCATCAACAAAAACACCGCCCCGATCTTGGGATCAAGGGTAATAACTGACGTCCAGACATTGATGTGTGTTATCCAACTCTCCCGCATCTCTTCGCGCACATCGAGCGACACGTACTGCTCCAGGGTCTGGCAGAGCAGCAAATAGCCAAGCACGGAGCCGTAGATCAACAGTACGGAaagcgacagcagcagcaagaggaAGTAGGGGTAGTTTTGAGCTCCGACGCAATTCATCAGCCACACGCAGTGGTGGTCATGTCTTGACACGCAGGCACGGCAGATGCTGCAGTGTTTGCTACGGGCCGGTTTGAGGAAGCGGCAGGTGCTGCAGTGATTCCCTGGGTGGAAGAGGGCCCGGTCGTAGGGATATCGcttcatctcttcctcgtGGTTTTGCGAGGTGATAAAGGACTTGGTCACCACGCACTTGTAGAGGAGCAAATATGGTATGATGACCACGGCGAGCACCCAGGGCTTGTGAGAGCTGGAGAGCCGGGGCCAGGCCGGTGGCAGGAAGATATACTCGCCAATGAAGAGCAAggacaaaaagaaaatctCGACCAGAGTTAGAGTGCTCGTCATCTGATGGGGGTGTTACTACTCACCAAGACTAATGGATGATTCTCATTCAGGACATAACTGCCGGATCGTTTCCAAAGCCACACCACTCGACCCCCGAGCAGGCGAGAGTCAATGAAGCTAATTCCATTGGGGATATATATCCACAGGGTCCGATGTAGAAACCCCACGGGAGTTTTGCTGGGACGAAGGTTAGTTGTGCTTTCACCACCACTTGGGGCCGTCTCACCGGAACAGCGGCAGTCTGCCGAAGAGGGCAATGAAGATAAACGTTGATATCCCCAGGATGACCAGGGCCACAGTCCGAAGCGCTCCCATTCTGACTGGGGGATGAACGATCCCAGTTACATGCTCCGAAACAGAACCAGACTGGGTGTTGATGCGGCTGCCAGGCACCGCGCGGTCATGTGATCGTGTCCCGGGCCCAACCAAGCTAGGCCTGCATTCATTCGCTCATTGATTCCTTCATACCTCGACTTCACTTCCAGAACATCAACTGACCAGGGATTGCTAGACAGACCAATCTGCTCGACTGGTCGCGTCTGTCCAGAGAATGTGGTACCGGGACATGTGACGCGTCGCAGTGAATCGCGAGTGAGCTTGAGACTCAACATGGCCGCGCCATTGTCCAACTTGTTCAACGGAACGCGTTTCTGGGTGTCTTCGTATGTCTCCAAAAGAGGCACGCTGAAGGAGTCGATAAAAGTATGGTTTCCATCCTTCATGTCTTGACCATCAAGCTGACCCTGACCTAGCTTAACGGCGGCCTCGTAGTGATAAGCCCTAAAGATGCCGACATCAGATTGGTGGATCCCGACAAAAAGGGCCACGATGTGTCTCTTGACACGTAAGGTCACTCTTGTCACATCATGATAGACTCACTCTTACTAAACTACCGAAATCAGCTACTCTTACAAGTGGGTAGAGCGTACCCTCGAGAAAGGCCGGCTTGAGCCTTTTGAACCCTACCGGGTTCGGCCCTCAGCGCCGCGTCCAATGGGTGCTTCTTACATCGCCACAAAAGCCACTAGAACAAGCTACTCGCTTGAAGATGACCAACTCCTGTTCGACTGGGTTGCAGCGTACAAAGAGGTCACAGGTACGGAGGGAAGCGGCACCGGCGTATATAAAGAGCTCGAGAAACATGTATGTGTGAGTGTACACTATAGAAGGACCATTGTTTTAACCGTCATTTCTGTGCAGTATCCCTGGCATCCCTGGCAGTCCTGGCGTGCTCGCTATGTCAAGAAACTTCTGGGCAGCCCTCGTCCCGGGGGTGGTGAACCGAGGCCAATTGAAGAGCTACACCCAGTCGGTTCTAACCCCCCGATGTGGGTAGCCGTTCAATCTCGACAAGAACTACAGCCACAAGAGGATCCCTTAAGATATCCCAAAAGGAAACGCCTTTCTACTCCTGGGCCGTCCAGTGCCGTTCCAACTGATGCCGACCCGGCACCACCTCCAAAGCGAATATCTGTGGAGGCGACTATATCAACTACTGCGCCGGCAACGCGCGAGTCTCTACATGGAATCCGTGAACCCAGTCCGCGATCACCGAGTCTGGTAATACCCTCGCCGCGGAATTACCATCCAGATCCTACTCAACCCGCTGCTGCTCACCCTACCCAGTCATCACatgccgt carries:
- a CDS encoding uncharacterized protein (ID:PFLUO_002987-T1.cds;~source:funannotate); this encodes MAAPLSNLFNGTRFWVSSYVSKRGTLKESIKLNGGLVVISPKDADIRLVDPDKKGHDVSLDTYSYKWVERTLEKGRLEPFEPYRVRPSAPRPMGASYIATKATRTSYSLEDDQLLFDWVAAYKEVTGTEGSGTGVYKELEKHYPWHPWQSWRARYVKKLLGSPRPGGGEPRPIEELHPVGSNPPMWVAVQSRQELQPQEDPLRYPKRKRLSTPGPSSAVPTDADPAPPPKRISVEATISTTAPATRESLHGIREPSPRSPSLVIPSPRNYHPDPTQPAAAHPTQSSHAVKAATTQSKPPSNEPATAAAFLLELPFFPSPPEPEEDDEETVDEDEDEDEDYEEWVDIHDLNSWIGSRIARRGVDESEVINTLRCTSMNPIIADKVLKLVAAGQDIPTDMRGFWTPQDDQSLEGGDKYGVERVLKKHGDEAVTARWEYLSMARG